Within Anolis sagrei isolate rAnoSag1 chromosome 3, rAnoSag1.mat, whole genome shotgun sequence, the genomic segment aatgcataggccaatctgccattcaattgaatggcttattggcctatgcattttgactaaccctgtattattacatttccattattttacattattattattattattacatttattatttaattctgttattataggaaggatacataagcacatttacattgaaggtttaGAATATTGGTTtattcagagttggacagttttatcttaaattacagttttatgtaaatattcaaaaacatttaacctcctgatgcctcaattaatgtaattttattggtatctatttttatttcgaaatttaccagtagctgctgcatttcctaccttCAGCTTCTATTCGActcaatacatttccccagtttttttgtggtaaaattaggtgtcgggttggcttatactctagtatatacggtatttgtgTTTACCATATTTGGATATGTCTTTGTGCATATATCCAAAATGGTTCACAATATTCAGAGCAAATGGTGAGATAAAGGGCCTAAATAGTCCAGGCCAAGGCCTGTTTCCTTCACATATGGTCTTGCTTCGCATCCgtctctccttgcttccttctagTAGAAAACTTGGCATCAAGAGCAAGCCGATATTTACTCTTCATATTATAAAGGCTTCTTGGTGATGTAAATGACTTCGTTATTGTCTTATTTGTTTTTCTAAGCCCTTATTTTTCCCCCTGATATTTTAGAAACTTGAGCTCTAAAGTAGAAAGGAGCCAGAGTTGCAACGACACCCTTCAGGAAAGATCGAAGAGCCGGCAGAGATCAGCTCCTGTCAGAACCAAGGTACTTGAGAAGCTTTTGACCTTCTAATAGAAAAACGTTCTAGGTTCCAACTTTTTGAAAATGTCCTGAGTTTTCCTGCAGGAAGAGCAATATGCCCTGTAGAGGTGGAAAGTCACTAATGGCAGTATATCTTTTTGTCTTACactatgtacaatgtgatcagttgcatcaacttacATAATGCCCTTTTATGAGAgaattaaaatggtctttctttgtgtATATAGacaaactccttcagcagctcgtgaagtgagagcacactccaaattctgtctctctttttctcaCGTAGCTTTTCTGTGCTTCTctgagcacctgcatagctcgagCTTGAacaaaaaatgtaacagtaaccaaaagtcccaggctcggcCATCTCCCTGCACAAAGCTCAACCAACCAGCTtggtgcatcttattttacaattgatgcacattatttatttatttatgacatttatatgccacccttctcaccccgaaggggactcggagcagcttacaagatatatatacatacaatatattatattactagcatagtacaatgtcagtattaaatattactataatgtactataccattatattgtaatattattagtaatattacatgtaatataaacatataatatgttattattagtattatattgtattacattacaatattgtaaatattatatgtatatacaatatattatattatattacattatattatattattagaatagcacaggagacaaggtggaactgtcttctgcccccctctctcttcactctggctcagggCAGCAGTTGGTGCAGGGGAAGGGGTCAAgatggagacaagatggaactttaACTGATTTCCAACACACTGCTTCGGAGGGTAGTGCactctccatctttggatgtCTTTACACATAAGtaagatgggcatctttcaggggtgcttttccatgatgatgatgatgataataataataataataacaacagcaactttatttgtaccccactaccatctccccaagggacttggtgcagcttacatgaggccaagcccacagcacatcaataaacaaaggtgataacaaataatcaagacaaacaattaaaataaaactcaaaacaaaaatacacaataaacaataaacaataaaataacaataacatacatcatttaaaaacctatgatagGGTTTGAATTGGGATATGTGGTGTCTATGTCAGCGCAGAATGCAGCGTAGCTAGTACAACATAGGGGCTTATGGTGGGAAATACTTAGGTTGCTCTGGTAATgtttaaaaaggggggaaagctCACATTTGTTGTTGCAGGTAAATACATCTTGTCTAAGAGGAGGTGGATAAAGGAAAGTTACATAActattgttacagtaagttgtagcagaactgtgtgtgtgtgttgaagaaaaaccttatgatgttaattattacatgcagctggtaatgtaggtcaaccagcaatcttggaccacacctgatagggtataactgtatgggtttttagaatagaGTTCTGGAGAGTTTTTtctctatgctcaaaggctctgctctgaggagcaggttggagagaagccattatgctgctctaaaggaggctatagTGGAATAGCTGTTttctcaaggtttatgttttgctttctcatttgactggAGATgtagatgccttattttgtgttacttacaaagactatgtaagtttcttgcactgtttgtttttgtatgcaacattgcaagtttgtgtttcatctctgctattaagagtaaagatttttctgttcattcctACTCATGACTGTGAGTCTTAtgcatgggacgtggctaagatcCACTTGCTGCGCAACAACTTTGGTGTCCCTAATGCTGATTGCGATGTCTGTTTGTGTTGCCCATCCTGAAGTAGAGGGAGGCTTCAGGATGCTTCCCTCACGAAAAGTAATAAAGCACTAAAGACTtttgggaagaagaggaaagtgaTCTatacattcaggcaggaagcaaaaCACCTTGAACTACATAGATCTCACTATTCCTAATTGTACtgttgcaggcatgggcaaactttggcccctccaggtgttttggacttcaactcccacaattcctaacagcctaccggctgttaggaattgtgggagttgaagtccaaaacacctggaggggccaaagtttgcccatgcctgttgtatagACAAAAGTGGATTCAACGTGGATTCAACTTATCTTATGGTCCTTTCCAACTACAAGATTCTGAGATCCTTGTATTGTTTTCATTCTTTCTTACAAGAGGACTTGCCTGTCTTGCAGGTGAACCTGTTGGTGAGTGCCTCTACCCCGCTGATGGGCGTCCTCTCCTCCACCTGGAACAGCCGCTGCCTCTCTGCCCCGGACTTGACCGCAGACAAGCGCCTTGTCCTGGGCGCGGCCACCGCAGCCTCTTCGCTCTCCCTCCTCCCAAAGCCCGAGCGGTCCATCAGCCCCGAGAGCAACGACAGCATCTCTGAGGAGCTCAACCATTTCAAGCCCATCGTCTGCTCGCCCTGCACGCCTCCCAAACGTCTTCCCGACGGCCGCGTCCTGAGTCCTTTGATTATCAAGTCCACTCCCAGGAATCTGACCCGAAGCCTGCAGAAGCCCACCACCTACGAAGCGAGTCCCCGGATTCTGAAGAAATGGGAGCAAATCTTCCAGGAGCGCCAGATCAAAAAGACTCTCTCCAAAGCGACCCTGACGTCCGTCGTCCCTGAAACGGGGGAAGAATTTGCCGTTCCGAGGGCAAATCCGCTGATCAAGGACCCGCCGGCTGAATCAGACCGTTTCCCTTCCAAGACAGACGTCTCTTGTTTCAGGAGAAGCTTAGGCACAGGGACTGCTGGTCCAGCAAGACCCAACAAGAACCCTCTCAACGCCAGGGTTTCGGAGATCTCGGACACAAAATCGGCCCTGTGCCTGGCCGGCTCTTGCCTGAACATCGATGCGCAAATGGTTCCCCGAAAAGTCATCAGGATCAACGCGGCATTTCCGGAGAATGGGACCCGAGGCCAGTCCCTCAAGGCAGccagaggaaagaagaagaagaagcagcagctgaaGTACCTGAGTGACAGTGAACTGACCACCTTCCCAAACGGCCTGTGCCTCGAGAGAACCGTGGGCGAGGACGGCCCTTCGCTGAGGCGAGGGCGGAAGAGGCAGTGCAAGATGAAGCACCTGGAGCAGGCCGGCTCCGTCAAGAGACTGAGGCAGGCGGCCTGCAATGCAGGGCTAGCGGCTCCCGAACTCctgcggaggaagaggaggaggatggagaggaaggtccagcaggaggaggaggaccggCGCCTGGCCCTGCAGCTCCAGCGGAAGTTTGACAGCGAGAACCGGACTGTGGCCCGGCAGAGAGGGCGAGCCGACCAGTATTTCCTGCGGTCCAAGAGCACCACGACCGGCGCCAAGTAGCACTTAAGCGAACAACAGCGTTGCCTTTTCTAGAATAATGTGAGGTTGAGATAAAAGAAAGatctgggaaagtggaagggctGCTCTCTTACTCTCCCCTTCTGCCCACCCTATCTGCATTTCTCtttggaggggaaggggagcgtCAATGCCCGGGCCTCTCTCGCTCTTCCCACATAAGCCATGCTTCATCCTGAATACGCTTCTGAGACTAAAACTGATCCTTCTCAAGAGTAGGCCGTCCAGATCCAGAAGGACACCCGCCCAAGGCAGGCACTTCCCAAGCTCTGATTTATGGCCCCAATTTTGGGAGTAGACGTCACTTTGGATCCGCTGTTTTTGTCTGTTGCAAATCACAAAAACAACCTTAAATTGAAAGAGGAGGTCGGGTCCGGCCATTGGAGTTTTAGAAGCACATAAATATATTTCAATAACCATGTATTATTGAGCATTCAGACATAAGGACAGCTTCTTATTCTGAAACTAAACCCATCACCACTTTGCAGAGAGAATATGCAACAAGGGGGTGGAGTGGCTGTTCAGCCAGCGCGAGCATTCCTTCCAGCTCCTCTCTGAGTGTTCTTCCAAGTTTGTCCAAACATGTCCTTAAGTTAGAGGGCCCTAATGCAGGGGGAGACCATGATCAAGGCGCAAGGCAGCTCAATGTGCAGAACTAGagacagagagggaaagaggctcccctcttgctctcctcctcctccaccctgCTCTTCCTTTGGGTTCACTCAGACTTCAGCCACGCTCCTAGTAGGCCAGACCGACTGGAGATATTAGCTAGCAGTGCAAGCTCCAATATTACTCTCGGAACAGGATAGATGtggagccccagtggcgcagcgggtgagctcctgctgtttgtcccagcttctgccaacctagcagttcaaaaacatgcaagtgtgagtagatcaataggtaccgcttcagcaggaaggtattggtgctccatgcagtcatgctggccgcttGACCTTGCAGGCACCTATggacaatggagatgagcaccactccacagagtcagacacaactagacttataatcaaggggaaacctttacctttatatagtGTGAATGGAATGGCTGTCCCAGCCAGTGAGAAAACGCCTTCCAACTCCAGTCGGTCTCCAGTTTTTTAAAGATTGCACAGTTTTGAATGTGGTCCCTTCTCCAGCACAGAGAAACCGTCCTTTTCGTAACCATTTTGAGCGAAAGGTCCAGTGGTGTCGAATGGCCGCTTCTCCTCTAAAGGGTGGAGGCATGTCTTCCAAAGTATCAGCACTCCAGTATATTTCAAAGCCTACATTTATTTGTGTGGCTTTTGTGATTCTGGGCCTTTCTCAGATCTTCCTGGTGGGAATTCTAGAGTGGAAATGTGTTTTGAGTCCTGGAAGGCCACTTGGGTCACCCAGCTGCAGCCCCAACATGGAAGGAGTGTGTTTGTCTACGCTCTTGGAGTAAAAGTGGTGCGATGGATCAGTGTCGAGAGACTTGCTGCTGTTCAGAAGCAGACAAATAGCATTACAAGTAAATTAGGGGGCACTGAATGCAGGAGATGGGGTGGAAATCAAGGGGTGCCAGTGCAGGGGCCACCCAGGAGCACATTAGACCTTCCAAGAGGGATGAAGCATGCTCTGAAGGTGTCAGGAAGCCATGAGGCTGTGATCTTGTCTTCCTTTTATCataggctggtggggatgaggaatgAGACACACTACAAGTTAGAGTTAGGGAGACTAATAAACATCCCCAGGCCTCCTCTTGTCTCTAGAGGGGTCTTTAACCAGGCCGTTGCATATTGCACACTTTGAACCGCGTTCTTCCTTTTGGGGACAGCCCCGATTTCCAGCAGAGAGACCTTTGGGGATATGCGTTACTTGCGCAAGTCTGCATTGGCCATGCAAGCTATTGAATGTATTAAAGGCCTTTGTGAAGAAGCACGGGCCTTGAACTATTGCCGTTTGTTTACTAAGGGTTTCTCAAACACCCCAAGAGGTTTGCCTCCGTAGTTGCCCACACGATGAGCATAAAACGTGCCCAGTGTCTGTGTATTTCTTGCCCTCGTGGTCCTATTCACAACGTGGCCCttgcttcctcttttcctttgccGAAATCCGCTGCTACTGATATCCGTGAATATCCAGCTTTCCGCATATCGGCTCATATCTGCGAAAGTTGATTGTCTTTCAAAATGGGGTTCTGCTTATGACTCAGTGGGATGGtcaaagtggggagggggctaCTGTTTTATGACATGTATCCGACCCTGGAAAGGTATTTGGACCATAAGGGGTGGGTGGGGGATTTTGAATGTCTGCAACTGCCAAAGACACAAGCAGAGACTCCGACTCTCTGAGTTTCCTGCGTCAAGTTCTATGTCGGATCGGTTGATGGTGGGCTTCCAAGAAGAAACAAAGCGAAAAGTGCCAAAAGATTGATTGGACTCTTGTACAAtgattgtattgcatttttgttACGCGCGCAGCAGTGTTTTGTGTTATCCAGAGACATTGTGGGGCTGCTGTCTTGTCTTGGAGGACGGGCAAAGCTTTGTCACAGTGCTCTCAGCAAAAGGGAGAGGAACGTACAAGCCTTAAAGACTGCCTCCTGCATGTTGGTAACGAACAGGACTGGCCTTTGGCGGTTGCCCACAGCTCTTTGGATTGTGGCCACATCATTGTTTCCTTGAGGGAAGATGCTGCCCTTCCAAAGGACCAtctaacagtgggttgttgtgagttttccgggctgtctggccattttccagaagcattctctcctgatgtttcatccgcatctatggcaggcatcctcagaggttgtgaggtctgttgtaaactaggcaagtggggtttatatatctgtggagagagaactcttgtctgtttaaggtatttatttttatttctcaccccacaggggactcagggtggattacaatgtacatatacatggccaacattcatagacacacaacatatatagaagacactgtgctgtcgcacgctgggcctgtgcatatgactgtagacaggacataaattctgtgtgcccaacgggacgccggggctgcctcagattaaaggcctttggatttccccaaaacaaagttctgtagaggctaagtccaacaaagttctttattgatgaaaacaaacagatactttaaagctttcttaacagtctattggctcttgcaatcttgtccactgggaacaggcactatcttcataatggtatactaactaatggggaaatccttaacttctaatctgggcagtctgtacttgcctatgttggcgtggagcccctgtaccaactgcgtctggcttccgcgagagacccttaccaagcagtgctttgtagacttccaggggaaaagaagaagtTCAGGTttaggtgatggctggctgaagttcttcagcaaaggagctgtaaggctgtatgatcctcgaccaagctgtgggctgtataaccccggccaagccgtagaagatgaagctttctacaggagctcttggtattatgtcctgcatggaaggcttctctgtgtggactgaacccccaaaaaggctcctattccctccaaaaacccaaaaagggggcgggaccagggaacctaactataattgacaggtggcttgccctatgattgcagccaaaagaagccacctatctgcagagtccctgaaacttaggactataacaaacattcaatgcaaagcaaacaaaattggagctcctggtgcagttgtac encodes:
- the RNF169 gene encoding E3 ubiquitin-protein ligase RNF169, encoding MAAALGVGVRAAPLLREGRRPRQAAPPRREGPEEPGEAPPPPPSLQPERDFIFRAPITLSKPGELREEYKSQLRKLRSDRFQEERTPEDLLHKLIVEEADAGRRKADEPKKEESFTVRMTQEQFPECLSDSENEEPFQDKSAHRSAFVSKGSTFSGALLAGNLSSKVERSQSCNDTLQERSKSRQRSAPVRTKVNLLVSASTPLMGVLSSTWNSRCLSAPDLTADKRLVLGAATAASSLSLLPKPERSISPESNDSISEELNHFKPIVCSPCTPPKRLPDGRVLSPLIIKSTPRNLTRSLQKPTTYEASPRILKKWEQIFQERQIKKTLSKATLTSVVPETGEEFAVPRANPLIKDPPAESDRFPSKTDVSCFRRSLGTGTAGPARPNKNPLNARVSEISDTKSALCLAGSCLNIDAQMVPRKVIRINAAFPENGTRGQSLKAARGKKKKKQQLKYLSDSELTTFPNGLCLERTVGEDGPSLRRGRKRQCKMKHLEQAGSVKRLRQAACNAGLAAPELLRRKRRRMERKVQQEEEDRRLALQLQRKFDSENRTVARQRGRADQYFLRSKSTTTGAK